The following are encoded in a window of Geobacter metallireducens GS-15 genomic DNA:
- the rpsG gene encoding 30S ribosomal protein S7, which yields MPRRREVAKRVILPDPKFNDRVVAKLVNVIMVGGKKSTAERALYGALEVVSQKTGEEAVKVLKKCLDNIKPTLEVKSRRVGGSTYQVPVEVRADRRVSLAMRWLVKYANDRSEKTVTDKLAGEILDVYNNRGAAVKKREDTHRMAEANRAFAHYRW from the coding sequence ATGCCGAGAAGAAGAGAAGTAGCTAAACGGGTTATTCTTCCTGACCCCAAGTTTAACGACAGGGTTGTTGCGAAGCTTGTAAACGTTATTATGGTGGGCGGGAAAAAGAGTACAGCTGAGCGCGCGCTTTATGGTGCGCTTGAGGTGGTCTCTCAGAAGACAGGTGAAGAGGCGGTTAAGGTTCTTAAGAAGTGTCTTGATAATATTAAGCCGACTCTTGAGGTTAAATCGCGACGGGTTGGTGGTTCCACGTATCAGGTCCCTGTTGAGGTTCGTGCTGATCGTCGGGTTTCGCTTGCGATGCGTTGGCTTGTTAAGTACGCCAACGACCGTTCTGAGAAGACGGTTACTGATAAGCTTGCTGGTGAGATTCTTGATGTCTATAACAATCGTGGCGCTGCAGTTAAGAAGCGTGAGGATACTCACCGGATGGCTGAGGCGAACAGGGCTTTTGCGCACTACCGTTGGTAG
- the rpsL gene encoding 30S ribosomal protein S12, translated as MPTINQLIRIGRKSKKEKSNSPALKSCPQKRGVCTRVYTTTPKKPNSALRKVARVRLTNGIEVSSYIPGVGHNLQEHSVVLIRGGRVKDLPGVRYHIVRGTLDSVGVKDRKQARSKYGAKRPK; from the coding sequence ATGCCAACGATTAACCAGCTGATCCGCATCGGCAGGAAGAGTAAGAAGGAAAAGTCGAATTCCCCCGCGCTGAAGAGCTGTCCCCAGAAGCGTGGCGTCTGTACTCGGGTTTATACTACGACCCCTAAGAAGCCGAACTCTGCGTTGAGGAAAGTTGCAAGGGTTCGTCTGACAAATGGAATTGAGGTTAGTTCTTATATTCCGGGGGTTGGGCATAATCTTCAAGAGCACTCTGTAGTGCTTATTCGGGGTGGTCGGGTTAAGGACCTTCCTGGTGTTCGGTATCACATTGTTCGTGGTACGCTGGATTCTGTTGGTGTGAAGGATCGGAAGCAGGCTCGTTCCAAGTATGGCGCCAAGCGGCCCAAGTAA